In Vreelandella piezotolerans, one genomic interval encodes:
- a CDS encoding universal stress protein, whose amino-acid sequence MFNRILIPVDGSKGAIKALEKAVGLHLLTGAELYLLCVFKHHSLLEASLSMVRPNRLDIPDDALKEYATEIAVHAKSHAIELGADSVRVRAFVKGGRPSRTIVRFARKRECDLIVIGAQGTNGEKNLLLGSVSQRVAGAAHCPTLVV is encoded by the coding sequence ATGTTCAATCGCATCTTGATCCCTGTCGATGGCTCAAAGGGGGCCATCAAGGCGCTCGAAAAAGCCGTTGGTCTGCATCTGCTCACCGGGGCAGAGCTCTACCTACTGTGTGTGTTCAAACATCACAGCCTGCTGGAGGCGTCGCTCTCCATGGTGCGCCCCAACCGGTTGGATATCCCCGATGACGCGCTCAAGGAGTACGCAACGGAGATTGCCGTGCACGCCAAATCCCACGCCATCGAACTGGGCGCCGATAGCGTTCGCGTGCGAGCTTTTGTCAAAGGCGGACGTCCCTCCCGCACCATCGTGCGCTTTGCTCGTAAGCGGGAGTGCGACCTGATCGTAATTGGCGCACAGGGAACCAATGGGGAAAAGAATTTGCTGCTGGGCAGCGTTTCCCAACGCGTGGCCGGTGCCGCTCATTGCCCCACGCTGGTGGTCTAG
- a CDS encoding FKBP-type peptidyl-prolyl cis-trans isomerase gives MKALLSSTALTGLLLVAPFAAAAPETDEQRLAYSLGVTLGESMQADIEDLDLDAFTDGMRDVFDGNELAMNEEEMMEALMAFQERSMEAREQQAAELAQMNLEEGQDFLAENAERDEVEVTESGLQYEVIESGDGATPGPEDTVEVNYEGMLLDGTVFDSSFERGEPVSFQVNQVIEGWQEALQLMSVGDSWMLYIPADLAYGERGQGPIGPNEMLTFRVELLGIE, from the coding sequence ATGAAAGCACTACTCTCTTCTACCGCGCTCACTGGCCTGCTGCTAGTCGCACCGTTTGCCGCCGCTGCCCCGGAAACCGACGAGCAGCGCTTGGCGTATAGCCTGGGCGTGACCCTGGGCGAAAGCATGCAGGCAGACATCGAAGATCTCGATCTGGATGCGTTCACCGACGGGATGCGCGATGTCTTTGATGGCAACGAGCTAGCGATGAACGAAGAGGAGATGATGGAAGCGCTGATGGCGTTCCAAGAGCGCTCGATGGAAGCGCGCGAGCAGCAAGCCGCTGAGTTGGCGCAGATGAACCTGGAAGAGGGCCAAGACTTCCTGGCCGAAAACGCCGAGCGTGACGAGGTCGAAGTGACCGAGTCTGGTCTGCAGTACGAAGTCATCGAGTCAGGAGATGGTGCAACGCCTGGCCCGGAAGATACCGTCGAAGTGAACTACGAAGGCATGCTGTTGGACGGCACCGTATTCGATAGCTCCTTCGAGCGCGGTGAGCCGGTGAGTTTCCAGGTCAACCAAGTGATCGAGGGCTGGCAAGAAGCCCTGCAGCTGATGAGCGTGGGTGACAGCTGGATGCTCTACATCCCGGCGGATCTCGCCTACGGCGAACGCGGCCAGGGCCCGATTGGTCCGAATGAAATGCTCACTTTCCGCGTCGAACTGCTAGGTATCGAATAA
- a CDS encoding TRAP transporter large permease produces the protein MTTIMVVTMIALLLLGFPMMIPLITAAVIGFYMMFNGFGQMDTLIQQMMAGIRPASLIAVPMFILAADIMTRGQSANRLIDMVMSFIGHIKGGLAVSTAASCTLFGAVSGSTQATVVAVGSPLRPKMLKAGYSDPFTLALIINASDIAFLIPPSIGMIIYGVISGTSIGELFIAGIGPGLLILFMFSTYCIIYAIVKDVPTEERSSWKERATAVQKALWPLGFPVIIVGGIYGGIFSPTEAAAACVLYAVLLEFVVFRSLKMRDIYTIAKSTGLITAVVFILVAVGNGFSWIISFAQIPQAILEAVGVNEAGPTGVLIAICISFFVACMFVDPIVVILVLTPIFAPAIAATGLDPVLVGILITLQVAIGSATPPFGCDIFTAIAIFKRPYWEVIKGTPPFIFMLILAAALLIMFPQIALFLRDVAFR, from the coding sequence ATGACGACGATAATGGTAGTCACCATGATTGCCCTGCTGCTGCTGGGCTTTCCAATGATGATCCCGCTGATCACTGCGGCAGTGATCGGCTTCTATATGATGTTCAACGGCTTCGGCCAAATGGATACGCTGATTCAGCAGATGATGGCGGGCATACGCCCGGCGTCGCTAATCGCCGTGCCGATGTTCATTCTGGCTGCCGACATCATGACCCGAGGGCAGTCTGCGAATCGCCTCATCGATATGGTGATGTCCTTCATTGGCCATATCAAAGGGGGGTTGGCGGTCAGCACGGCGGCTTCTTGTACGCTGTTCGGCGCCGTGTCGGGGTCGACCCAGGCCACTGTAGTGGCGGTAGGCTCGCCGCTGCGTCCGAAGATGCTCAAAGCGGGCTACTCCGATCCCTTTACGCTGGCGCTGATCATCAATGCCAGTGATATTGCTTTTTTGATTCCCCCTAGCATTGGCATGATCATTTACGGGGTCATTTCCGGCACCTCGATTGGCGAGCTGTTCATCGCCGGTATTGGTCCCGGCCTGCTTATCCTGTTCATGTTCTCCACGTACTGCATCATTTACGCCATCGTAAAAGACGTGCCTACCGAAGAGCGCTCAAGCTGGAAAGAGCGGGCCACGGCCGTTCAGAAAGCGCTCTGGCCGCTCGGCTTCCCAGTGATCATCGTGGGCGGCATTTACGGCGGGATCTTCAGTCCTACCGAAGCGGCGGCCGCCTGTGTCCTGTATGCGGTGCTGTTAGAGTTCGTCGTCTTTCGCTCGCTGAAAATGCGCGATATCTACACCATCGCCAAGTCTACTGGCCTGATCACCGCCGTGGTGTTCATTCTGGTGGCCGTGGGCAATGGCTTCTCTTGGATCATTTCGTTTGCGCAGATTCCCCAAGCGATCCTCGAAGCCGTGGGGGTCAACGAGGCCGGACCCACGGGCGTATTGATCGCCATTTGTATTTCGTTCTTCGTGGCGTGCATGTTCGTCGACCCCATCGTGGTGATTCTGGTATTGACGCCGATTTTTGCCCCGGCGATTGCAGCCACCGGGCTCGATCCCGTACTGGTCGGTATCCTGATTACGCTACAGGTGGCGATTGGGTCGGCCACGCCACCCTTTGGCTGCGATATCTTTACCGCCATCGCGATCTTCAAACGCCCCTATTGGGAGGTGATCAAGGGCACGCCACCGTTCATCTTCATGCTGATTCTGGCGGCGGCGTTGCTGATCATGTTCCCGCAAATTGCGCTGTTCCTGCGTGATGTTGCCTTCCGTTAA